The DNA segment GTGCTGAGTCAAACACTGCTTCCTGCACTTAGTTCACTGCAGATAAGAAGGTTCTGATGGTCTGATTGTCCCTCGGCCCAACAAACCACCTTGCTCTGCCTGGGGTTCTCAGCACCCCTTCCACCTGCTAGTGCCAAGTGCAAGACAGGTTGACAAGCATGGGACCTTTGGGTTAAAGAGCATGCTCCTCCTGGAGCTGTATTCAGTGAAAGTTGTTCAAGGAGAGCTGTGGTTTGGCACTGTGAGATCTCTAACTCATGGAGGCATCAGGACAGGCAAGGGGCATGCTCCAATATAAGATCTGAAGTATACAAATAGGAGGTGGTAAATCCATATGGTTAAGCCTAGCCCTTTTCTTAAGCTGCTTGCTTTTTCATGCTCCATCATTCATTTACTTTCATCTTTCAACCCACATTTGGTCCTGCTCCATATTCCTAGATGGTACTGTGCCTTTAAGTCATTTTCAGTGGTGGTCTGTTGCTGGATGTGTCAGGGAATTCATTTTTTATCCTTATTCATACATTCTATTTCCCTGTCAGTTatttcttggtgtgtgtgtgtgtatgtgtgtgtgtgtgtgtatgcatgtgctaCATCTTACAAAACGTTTCTCAAGAACTGGAATTAAGCTATGCTGTCAAACACAATCACTCATTGGAACCTCTTTTCTTTGTAGGTGAGATCACTGTACAATGCCACCTGCTTTGTGGACAGTGTGGGTCTTGGGGTCTGTAATCAGCCTCCCCAAGGAAGGAGCCTCTGATCAGGCTTCTTCTCTGTCTTGTGACCCCACTGGTGTCTGCGATGGCCGCTCCAGATCTTTAAACTCCATCCCCTCAGGGCTCACGGCAGCTGTGAAAAGCCTTGACCTGTCCAGCAATGAGATCACCTATGTCAGCAACAGCGACCTGCGGAGGTGTGTGAACCTCAGGACTCTGAGGCTGGGGGCCAATGAAATTCACACAGTGgaggaagattcttttttttccctgaggaGTCTTGAATATTTGGACTTATCCTATAATCGTTTATCTAACTTCTCATCCTCCTGGTTCAGATCCCTTTCTGCCTTGAAATTCTTAAACTTACTGGGAAATTTATACAAAACACTCGGGGAAAGATCTCTTTTTTCTCATCTCCCAAATCTGCGAATCCTGAAAGTAGGAAATAGTAACAGCTTCGCTGAGATTCAGGAAAAGGATTTCTCTGGGCTAACTCTTCTTGAGAAACTTGAGATTTATGCTCCAAATCTGCAGACGTATGCGCCAAAGAGTTTAAAGTCAATCCAGAACATCAGCCATCTGATTCTTCATCTGAAGCAGCCTGTTTTACTGCTGGagatttttgtagatattttaagTTCCTTAGAATATTTAGAACTGAGAGATACTAATTTGAAcacttttcatttttcagaagTATCCACCAATGAAACgaatacatcaattaaaaagtTTACATTTAGAAATGTACAAATCACTGACAAAAGTTTTAATGAAGTTTTGAAACTCTTTAATTATGTTTCTGGAGTCTTAGAAGTAGAGTTTGATGACTGTACTTATGATGGAGTTGGTGATTTTAGGACATTGGACACAATTAAATTCCTAGGTGACGTGGAGACATTAACAATACGGAAGTTGCATATTCCacagtttttcttatttcatgaTCTGAGTAATACATATTCACTCAtaggaaaagttaaaagaatcacAGTAGAAAACAGTAAGGTTTTTCTGGTTCCTTGTTTACTTTCACAACATTTAACATCATTAGAATATTTGGATCTCAGTGAAAACTTAATGTCTGAAGAAACCTTGAAAAACTCAGCCTGTGAGCATGCCTGGCCCTTCCTAAAAACCTTAGTTTTAAGGCAGA comes from the Kogia breviceps isolate mKogBre1 chromosome 6, mKogBre1 haplotype 1, whole genome shotgun sequence genome and includes:
- the LOC131758487 gene encoding toll-like receptor 2; its protein translation is MPPALWTVWVLGSVISLPKEGASDQASSLSCDPTGVCDGRSRSLNSIPSGLTAAVKSLDLSSNEITYVSNSDLRRCVNLRTLRLGANEIHTVEEDSFFSLRSLEYLDLSYNRLSNFSSSWFRSLSALKFLNLLGNLYKTLGERSLFSHLPNLRILKVGNSNSFAEIQEKDFSGLTLLEKLEIYAPNLQTYAPKSLKSIQNISHLILHLKQPVLLLEIFVDILSSLEYLELRDTNLNTFHFSEVSTNETNTSIKKFTFRNVQITDKSFNEVLKLFNYVSGVLEVEFDDCTYDGVGDFRTLDTIKFLGDVETLTIRKLHIPQFFLFHDLSNTYSLIGKVKRITVENSKVFLVPCLLSQHLTSLEYLDLSENLMSEETLKNSACEHAWPFLKTLVLRQNRLKSLEKAGEILLTLKNLINLDISKNNFHSMPETCQWPGKMKYLNLSSTRIQSLTRCIPQTLEILDISNNNLDSFSLILPELKELYISRNKLKTLPDASFLPVLLVMRISRNIINTFSKEQLDSFQKLKTLEAGGNTFVCSCDFLSFMQGQQAPVRVLIDWPEDYLCDSPSSVRGQRVRDTRLSPSECHRAAVVSAVCCTLFLLLLLAGVLCHRFHGLWYMKMMWAWLQAKRKPRKAPRRDICYDAFVSYSERDSYWVENLMVQELEHFNPPFKLCLHKRDFIPGKWIIDNIIDSIEKSHKTIFVLSENFVRSEWCKYELDFSHFRLFDENDDAAILILLEPIEKKAIPQRFCKLRKIMNTKTYLEWPTDETQQEGFWLNLRTAIKS